The window TTctatggtttttattttatcgcgATTCCTTGGTTATTCGAATTCTAAGATTGCGTTTCTATTTAAGcatatatactacatatatatacaacgtgtaaatgaaaaccgaaagtATACTTCACagacttagaatattttgaattcgtttgcataaatatttttgatttaatatttttacagggtgattccttgtgaaatataattatgcatccttctatattatttcgtaattctgttacatgtTGTACCTATATGTTTCCCTTATAGTTTCGTCATTTAAACTAAATACTTTACGGGTGGTCTAAGTTCGAGGCGAATTCGTGTCTAAGAAATACGTCACGGATAACGTATTGTTGGGCGTTCGCCAATTTTTCTAAAACGAATAACTGCTTAGATAATAGTCATACAGAGCCGGATTCaacctactaatatttatttaaagtgttaGCAAGAAACCTTACTAGGTAGGGTTCGATTCAAACTTTATGACTTCCCCAACTTCGTGCATTTGTATCAGCCAATCTCAATAGAGTCGAGTACCTGCGCGAAGTGACTCTCGCAACTTACTTCCACGACGACGTAAAGTTTTAATCGGACTACGCCTACTAACGTTTTCTGTTAACTGACTTTTTTGACAGTGGTTTATCTGGGATCGATTGCGAAACGTGATTATCATGGGCGCTCTAGCCTACGTTTTATCTGTCTTATAACGAAATGTGAAACGTCAGACGTCctttaaaatttactctcaatAATTCTTGTTTAACTAAAATATCCTCTTATTAGCCTAAGAAGTTTCAGAATTCACAATTTTTTGTGCTTTGTCACacaaagctctgctactactaagAACTATCGCTATAACTATAGCTTTCTTATTGCCAAACATAGTTATAATATCTTACGGTAGCCACTCTGAATGGTGCGAAAATAATTCACAATTCATCCCTGTGGACAGATAGAATCAATCGCTGAAGTCAGTTACGTAAAGGGAAGTTGTAACAGACGGTTTGTTCAATGTCAATGTTACTCGCAGGCGCGATTTAAATTTCGcacgtacattatttaaattctattgtctttactattttaaaataagttagtCGTTTTGCGTTGATTAGGCTGGGCTCATGTAATTGTGCATCAAAAGTCAACCGAgttattcgtttatttttttatcaaaacttgtattaataaattaacgtaATCCCGTAAATTTAAACAACGTTTAGCTTTAACATACGTGCACGTTATTTTAAATCTGTGTGAATTAGACGTGAAGTTTTCATGAAGTTATTGTAATTTccttagaaaagaaaaacaataccTAATTTCGGGCTACATCGTTACTTTCTAGTCAAGTATTTTAATCCTTCTGAATACACGCTCTTGGGCATtcgattttttaaaacatccctGCTTAATTCATTCTCATGAGTTTTTTTCCAATACTATCTGGAGAAAGTGTTCGTTAAATATTGCAAAGCCTCGACGTTTGTTCATCAATAAGGAATAGAATGTTACAGTCCTGCCTGACTCGATATCCTTTATACCTAAGTACGTACTAGGTTCCTTAAACGTCGATAACACACTCGAAATGGAGGGCGACATGGTAACTTCTGTCACTGAGCTATACAAGCAGAAGGACTGGAAAGCCATAGTGGAAGGTTACCGGGAACACCCCGAACGAAATAAGTTACTGTGGGTATTCCCCACGGAAGAGAATTTTGAGTTTATAACTAAGTGTATGGAGGAACTGAAGTGCAATGATATTTTGAGCGTTGGATGCGGTAGCGGCCTCCTTGAATGGATTATCACTGAAGCTACAGGTAGTATAGTTTCTATACACATAATAACATTATGGCAACGGCTACAATTATATATCGATGCATTCTGGTCTTGCTTCAGCGcggataatattttatttcgcagAGAACGTTTTGGAGTTGCGCACTTTACTTCTCTGATATGGGTTACAGAGTTTAACCTGAGCACTATAACGAAAGGGAGATAAAACTTCCAGGATGAAATCGTCAAATTTGATTAAGATCAGTGCAGCGGTTGAGTCGAACAAAGGtacttataggtaggtacaattgataaactttttaatgaaaaagctgcttggaagcaggccgctccgctctaCTCTCTCAGAAGACAACATTCTatagattgtaaactgtaaaatgatgtagaTAAAGAGttatctgctgagtttcttaccggctcttcttggtagaatctgccttccgaaccagtggtagagtacAAAAGTTCAACTCTACATACagtttaaaagtgcttatgaactaggtctacttaaaataaataaattttgaaatatacaggcatttataatattagtaaggcaAGACGTCTTCTCTTTCGAGGTAACGAGTTCTGTGCGCAGCgtgtgcgttataagcaattaaatatcacttgctttaacggtgaaagaaaacatcgtgagaaactGTAGTGTATGTGAATACTTCAATCGATGCCCTGTCGTCTTATGCGTAGATACACGCCACGCGCTGTATTATGACAAGGAAGCGGGAACATTCCTTTTTCCCTCTGACAGTTGGTGTAGAATTACAAAGTGCGACATACGTGCGCGTGCGGTGTGTAGTACAGGGAGCCGATATCTTGTAACAGGTGAAATAAACAGTAGGTACAGGAACTCTgcttgcctaagagttctccatgactTTCTCAAAGccgtgcgaagtctaccaatccgcaattttGGCCCaaaccgttctcattctgagagaaggaagacccgtgccccgtataCCGGTAACGGATTGATAATGAATGAAAAgacctaaatttaaaaatcctgtATAAGGGAAGCTCGATTTTACGTACTGTGCGTCACCACGCCAACAGCCTATACGAACCGCCGAATTAGATGCttcataatgattttttttaataactgatttattttatttttttcaggttACCCTGTATCAGGCCTAGAAGTAGATGGAGCATGGTGGCAATGCAGATACGCTCCCCCTACATTTATACCACTGAAATTCACTGCACCAGACTTGGACAAAGACACAACCACTTTATTAAAAGATAGCGACACTACTGCCTTACTCTTCTGTTACTTTAATAATGGCCCAGCTTTCAAAcggtatttacaatattattccGGGAAAATGATGATTATAATCGGTCCGGGTTATGAGAAAGGGGTGCATACAGACCCTACGCCATTCGGAGACGTGCCCGAAGCGTGGACCCTATATGGTTGGCAAGAAGTCGCGTGCACTAAGGATTTTATAGCTGTATACTGTCGTAATATAAGCTAgcttttacttaaaattatatgtatattcttaccTTATATTTGAAGTTTCTACGCTTTTAAGGTAGTtcggcatttttatttttgatcagTGATTAATTAACTACTGGACTAAGATTTTAAAGCTACAGCGCTGGTACTCTTAGATCCTGGCTTCTCAATATATATGAGTGAGCAGAAATCCTTCATAACGCGGTTTTCCCCCCGAGAAGTATTGTATCTTCAGATTTAGAAGAAACCGAGAAATCAAAAAATTATACGGTGATTGCGCATTGGgaaggagctcaacttcactttccgAGGAGCGAGTTCTAAtgtcagcacgcacctctaacgtttctaagtaatgtacgttctaagcaattaaaatatcacttgtttcaacggtgaaggaaaacatcgtgaggaagcctgcatgcctgagagttctgcataggcaagcgtggtggactaaggctttaaacccttctcattgtgggaggacacccgtgctctACAGAGCACGCCCAGTGGGCCGGTTGatgtgataataatgatgaggGAATCAAACAGAGAAATCCCATTATACCgggtaattaatgttttatccAAACACGTTGAACCATGTTTTGCTGTAGCATAGTGCAGAGTAACGTGCGAAAAGGGTCCATGAAAGGAGGGTCCGAGGGTAATTTCTATTTTTGCTcttgtttttattcttaatgTTTATCAGTAGTAGTAATCATAATACCagaaagtaaattataaagtgGTTACGAACAAAAGCAGatcgatattttattgtatGGCGCCAATTCCGCCTTTCTTCCTGCCCCTTTGAGGAAAATGGGTAAACGAATTAACGTAGCAAAAGTTGCATCACTATTTGTATATTGCACATAAACGTTaaccaatttattttacaaagacGATAAGGGTCTTCTTATAGTGCTTTATTATGTtaacttatagaaaaaaaaatttatacaaataacaaacaataacagtcttttattataatcattaaaaaagtatatataccTTACAATAACTTCATTCAATTTTACCTATCTATATCATGAAATAACTtaatcattaaaaacaaaatcaatttttcattaattcaatatttttgacGTTAATTTTGTTAGTTGAAGGTCTAACAGATGTGTTCATCATGGGATCCTTTTTACCCTGAATGTAATTCTGGCAATCATTACTTTCTACTGGCACGACATCTAAATTGTCCTTCGGATTTATAATAGGCACTTCTGGCACCATTCTATTCATCTCGTTAACAGGCAATTCAGTGGGTAAATTATTAGACGGGATATCATTTTCCAAGAAGTGGAAATCATTATGCATCAAGCACAAGGATTCTAGAGAAAAATTCATATCGAACCGAGGCAACAATTTGTTGTCGTCCGAATTATCATCAATTTCTATAACATCACTTTGCTGGTCCGATACTTCTGGCAAAACAACGCTGGATAGATCTAAGTGAGCTGGATATTGTTCTGGTATAATATTGTCTATCATGTACTGGTCTATCAAAGGTGGATTAGCAGCTGTGTTATTGAGAGCCATTGTGTAAAATGCGTCCGATTTCACCTCATTTTTAATctcattcatatttttatggatatctTCTAAGGGCGGTGACGCTTTATATTCTCTACTTATGCTTTGGTTGCTGAGTAAATTAGCGTTGCACATCCTTTCTAAGCTGGGCGATTGAGTGTTTTGTTTGATTTGAGTTTCCAGTTTTATGTAGCTTGGATCAGTTGTTTGTATTTTCTGTTGCGGCGGGAGCATCGTCATAGATCTCACATTCATTTGTTGGTTGAACGAGAAGATTTGGGGGTTCTCATTTATTCCGTTATCTACAGGTGTGCTTGCGGAATCTTCGAGCATACTGTCTTGAGGGTACGCCATTATAGTGTTTGGAGATTCGCTCAATGCAGGCTCGGGTGGTAGTTGCATAAACTGAGTCGTgattaagttgttaaaagtcaCTGCACCGCCGAGACCATATCTTTCGTTATCTTCGAGTTGTTTGAACGCCATTTTTTGTTGTGAATGGAACATGTTAACTTGATCAGGACCTTTTAAGATCAAATTGCTCTTAACAGATATTTTTGGCTTCTTCCTAGGGACTCCGTCTATCTCATTAGAAATATTGATTGGCGAGTGTCTAGAAGACGGGACAGGAAGGATTTGCATCGGTTTAATAATTGGACCGATGACCTTCGTCATCGGAAGCGATATTTTGCTGACCGGATTCAAAGTTATATTGTTGCGTAAGGCAATCGAAGCTGGAGGTAATCTTATAGGGAAATtgcacataatattattacctaTGGTGTTATTAACTGGTGAGTGGGTTGATGCTAAGGAATTCACGTTATTACTTTGCAATAAATTTTGATCTAATGAAACGGATGGGAGAAAATGCAGATTAGTTTGAGAAGAGTCATAGGTCATTTGCAAGGGGTGTTGTGAGCTGTATTGATGTCTTTCCTGTATATTGAAGTCCGCAGAAATTAGGCAATCCGAATTATTGTCGTCTTTACTCAAATCTGTTACGATTTCAGGATTGAAATTCGTCTGTTGGTTATTTTCAGATGAAGTTTTGCAATAGTTTTTTGGATATTCCTGCGGCATTATGTCAGGTAAACTATCACAGTCAAAAACTTCTATAGGTATTGTGTTCACAGTTTTTGGACTACCCTCAGTACTTTGttcgttagatttatttggTATTTCTTCTTGTTTATCTGAATCCTCGCTTGGTATGGTCCAACTTGGTTTGGTGGTTTTAAGTTTAGTCATTTCTAATAACAACTTGATCCCTTCTTTATCTCTGTGTGTGGTTAAGTGAACAGAGTATTTATCTTTGTTGACGGATTTGAATGCGCAATAAGGACAGCAATGTACACCGTCTGAGTTCAAGTCTGGATGTTTCGAGAGCATATGAGCAGTGTACCTAGTTGACTGTATCGCAGTGTACGGGCAGTATTTACATTTGTATGCGCTATCGTTGGAATGTTTTTTCTTGTGACGTCGCAAAGCATTGTGGTCGCCAGATCGGTACTCGCACTGATCGCAAGCGTATGGCTTGTCACCTAGAAGGAGAAAgagtttttaacaaaataaaaataaataaaaaaaaccatttaaaaaattagttaATCGCGTTAGAAATGGGTTTTAGTTACCAACCAGGcagataatataatacataggtaataaataacctatgtaacacaaataacagtaagtcACAGCTTTTATTCTAAACAGGTTATTTTCAGTTCATACATAAGTATTCCTTCCTCGCTTTATGCAATTGTTGAggtaaagtgatatttttttattgtttttgtttgtctaCAAGTGacaagctctgttacaaaaagctctactacaactAGAAGAAGTATTACTTAGGTATTGTGTAAGTGgtatttaatttgtattcttTAGACGGCCAATTCACGCAGCgggccgcgaccctgctttctgagtccaagatcgTAGGTTCGAGTCCacgagtctgggtgtttatctatctatctatctatatatataaaagagaaagtgtgtgggtatgttccgtataagatccgaaacggctggaccgatttcaatgaaactttcagggaatctctgtattgacctggcgagtaatccggtaaagtttggtgacgatcggagcactcctattattGAACTGGCAAATACAGAagcgagaagagaatagaagataatgaatacggagaaagataaatgatttaatatattatgagacttaaattaaaaatttaatgatgtaagtttattgtttaaataaaataaagcaaaatctagctcggcgaagcgggctgggtacgctagtatattataagtatttatgtacattattcattaaaatattaatcagttatcttagtacccataacacttgTGTTAAGCTTATGTTGGggttagatggtgatgtgtgtattgtcgttagtatatttatggtatatatttagtatatattcTCACCAGTATGTGACCTCATATGCAACTTGAGTTCTTCCTTCCTAGCGGCAGTGTATTCACACTCGCAGCACTTGAACGGCTTCAGCTTGTCGTGTACGGTGGCCACGTGTCTGCTAAGCAGTCTCACGTTGGTGAAACCCTTCTGGCAAACCTCGCACTGGACGGGCGGGCCATTCCTTCTGTGGTATAGCATGTGTTTGGACAGTTGATTGGagcttttgaattttttttgacataCAGTACCTGTAATGGATTCACAAGCTTCACAATACAATAGTTAATCACCCTTAGCTTATTAATGTaagtagaaactgctagactggtatattttagttactttcacagcattatgtcatatggaattttactttgggggaatgctgctgatattagcactattttcgtgctgcagaagagggctgttcgttctatctacaaaatgggtccgagagagtcattgagagataaatttaaagattttaaaataatgacagtgtatagtcagtacatattttaaaatttaatgtacgttcataaaaacatttataaatttaagaaaaaatgtgactgcaataatttaaacattagaagtaagaataaacttacactgcaatatactaggttacataaaattcataattcgtttaaaggaaattgcatacaattctacaataaacgaccaattgacatcttggagaactcttaaaaagttcaaagtttgtattaaatgtaagctcttatagaaaagtcctattatagcataaaggactatgtaaacgataaaaaagcttgagtgtaaataattgctctaaccaggttgctcttctaataattaaatgacattgtgagatggtgataacaaaaaaaaacacccggctaagtttgttgtgggcttctgcttagaccaggacgcgtttggaacgctttagttttaagtttacgaatgtggttatcgccatcatatcactagcgtgtaattcttatgt of the Pararge aegeria chromosome 10, ilParAegt1.1, whole genome shotgun sequence genome contains:
- the LOC120627079 gene encoding uncharacterized protein LOC120627079, coding for MEGDMVTSVTELYKQKDWKAIVEGYREHPERNKLLWVFPTEENFEFITKCMEELKCNDILSVGCGSGLLEWIITEATGYPVSGLEVDGAWWQCRYAPPTFIPLKFTAPDLDKDTTTLLKDSDTTALLFCYFNNGPAFKRYLQYYSGKMMIIIGPGYEKGVHTDPTPFGDVPEAWTLYGWQEVACTKDFIAVYCRNIS
- the LOC120626888 gene encoding zinc finger protein 236-like, coding for MTSQCYIMNMNRVVSQNGQENMDSKPALPKEKVMSYEAKSVGSTAFFKCEACPYMAFAEDDIKFHLFTVHPELAKRNGLADNIQIPCPGCTSVFDAEETLRTHLRNHHKMGIKDVKKMVKSLVQIALKHAKLIKEITVNEPNPPQQQLTEVKIPQVIEIVPDIVNGNNKQLPKGVAFISVDELNKMSMPNFEKVDPKEVIQEASINIVYTNDVSTQYINVSNTSTSNTTCNLIQMSSVTPDLISSIQPRMPAVDKNLSSPQIKESQEDTHIPMKPERGRLTPYPNRKEPRNSNDKQEKEYVCLVGNCHAHFKEELNLSYHRRCHKDGDITCAECSEIFTTVEQLHIHLWKIHKIDLELPTCEVCGYKTFLRYRLRVHMKSHGTFKAYACTVCQKKFKSSNQLSKHMLYHRRNGPPVQCEVCQKGFTNVRLLSRHVATVHDKLKPFKCCECEYTAARKEELKLHMRSHTGDKPYACDQCEYRSGDHNALRRHKKKHSNDSAYKCKYCPYTAIQSTRYTAHMLSKHPDLNSDGVHCCPYCAFKSVNKDKYSVHLTTHRDKEGIKLLLEMTKLKTTKPSWTIPSEDSDKQEEIPNKSNEQSTEGSPKTVNTIPIEVFDCDSLPDIMPQEYPKNYCKTSSENNQQTNFNPEIVTDLSKDDNNSDCLISADFNIQERHQYSSQHPLQMTYDSSQTNLHFLPSVSLDQNLLQSNNVNSLASTHSPVNNTIGNNIMCNFPIRLPPASIALRNNITLNPVSKISLPMTKVIGPIIKPMQILPVPSSRHSPINISNEIDGVPRKKPKISVKSNLILKGPDQVNMFHSQQKMAFKQLEDNERYGLGGAVTFNNLITTQFMQLPPEPALSESPNTIMAYPQDSMLEDSASTPVDNGINENPQIFSFNQQMNVRSMTMLPPQQKIQTTDPSYIKLETQIKQNTQSPSLERMCNANLLSNQSISREYKASPPLEDIHKNMNEIKNEVKSDAFYTMALNNTAANPPLIDQYMIDNIIPEQYPAHLDLSSVVLPEVSDQQSDVIEIDDNSDDNKLLPRFDMNFSLESLCLMHNDFHFLENDIPSNNLPTELPVNEMNRMVPEVPIINPKDNLDVVPVESNDCQNYIQGKKDPMMNTSVRPSTNKINVKNIELMKN